CCAAGGCGGCAATGGTGAGTATCACAGCCTATATCGCCGACGCGCTGACACGTGGACTCAGACGAACGTCAACACTCATATCAGCAAAGTTTCTGCCAGCGGTCGGACTTCAGAAATTCGGGTGATTAAACTGTGGCGCAATCAACATCAGTTGGATTTTCCTTCGTTTTATTTGGAGTTGGCCATCATCGAAGCCTTATCCGGAGCGCGCGGCTCCCTCTCTGACAATGTATGGAAGGCTTTTGGCTATCTTGCAGGAAATTTTGCAAATGCACGATTCGTAGACCCGGCGAATACAAACAATGTGATCTCTGACGATCTCTCCGCGACGGAACGCGCTGCGATAAAAGCGGCAGCAGTGCGTGCATTGGCGACAACTAACTGGAACCAAATCGTCGTATGAACTGGTCTCTGACACAACTTTTGAGCGGTCTTCACGACGATATTGAGCACCGTCTAGCGACAGCTCGAAAGTCGTTCGCCCATGCCCCAACGAAAGGCGACGCCAGCGAGCATATTTGGCTAGACCTGCTGAACACATATTTGCCCGAACGATATAGAGCGACTACGGCGCATGT
The Rhodoplanes sp. Z2-YC6860 genome window above contains:
- a CDS encoding nucleotidyltransferase → MTPDQYLYGILSREAVDTSATSPALAVRQTLMPLLNEWAGAMLRGVYPSGSFAKQTSNRSGTDIDLFVSLSNQTTESLKEIYTKLFNRLGEKGYAPKKQNVSLNIRVNGFDVDLVPAKHQGGNGEYHSLYRRRADTWTQTNVNTHISKVSASGRTSEIRVIKLWRNQHQLDFPSFYLELAIIEALSGARGSLSDNVWKAFGYLAGNFANARFVDPANTNNVISDDLSATERAAIKAAAVRALATTNWNQIVV